One Dermacentor silvarum isolate Dsil-2018 chromosome 10, BIME_Dsil_1.4, whole genome shotgun sequence genomic window carries:
- the LOC119466392 gene encoding U6 snRNA-associated Sm-like protein LSm3, whose protein sequence is MADDAEQTPATAVEEPLDLIRLSLDEKIYVKMRNERELRGRLHAYDQHLNMILGDVEETVTSVEIDEETYEEVYKSTRRSIPMLFVRGDGVILVSPPVRTTT, encoded by the exons ATGGCTGACGACGCTGAACAG ACTCCCGCAACTGCGGTGGAGGAGCCGCTCGACCTGATCCGGCTGAGCTTGGATGAGAAAATCTATGTCAAGATGAGGAACGAGCGGGAATTGCGCGGCAGATTGCAC GCGTACGACCAGCATCTGAACATGATCCTGGGCGATGTAGAGGAGACGGTGACCAGCGTGGAAATTGACGAGGAAACTTATGAAGAAGTGTACAAG AGTACCAGGAGGTCCATTCCTATGCTGTTTGTACGTGGAGATGGCGTCATACTGGTGTCTCCTCCGGTCCGAACAACAACCTGA
- the LOC119466391 gene encoding LOW QUALITY PROTEIN: tRNA-dihydrouridine(20a/20b) synthase [NAD(P)+]-like (The sequence of the model RefSeq protein was modified relative to this genomic sequence to represent the inferred CDS: deleted 1 base in 1 codon): MNEQAAEWTKTLDLLNSGDMIKICAPMVRYSKQAFRHLVRKYGVDIAYTPMIVSDSFVRSQKARDAEFTTGQGDRPLIVQFAANNATDLANAAELVYRYSDGVDLNCGCPQRWAIAEGYGAHLLSHPELVRDMVHQTRNRLSDSNFTTSVKIRVCSDLRKTVDFCQKLEAAGVSFITVHGRTKDQRSEPVNIDAIRTVKDALQIPVVANGDVTSKRKAEEIYQATGVNGVMAARGMLDNPAMFSGFKHTPVQCVEDWLQLSAELGCPLTQFHHHLMFMLDHVLSRSEKRIFNALTSYSAIVDYLRTAHSVDLCEHRGKVLL, from the exons ATGAATGAACAAGCGGCGGAGTGGACAAAAACGTTGGACCTGCTGAATAGTGGCGACATGATCAAGATTTGTGCTCCAATGGTTCGCTACTCCAA GCAAGCTTTCCGTCATCTGGTGCGGAAGTACGGCGTCGACATTGCCTACACGCCGATGATTGTGTCCGACTCATTCGTCAGGTCGCAAAAGGCAAGAGACGCAGAGTTCACTACTGGCCAAG GTGATCGACCATTGATCGTGCAGTTCGCCGCAAACAACGCTACCGATCTGGCAAATGCGGCAGAGCTTGTATATAG GTACTCCGACGGTGTCGACCTTAACTGTGGGTGCCCGCAGAG ATGGGCCATTGCAGAGGGATACGGAGCGCACCTTTTGAGCCATCCTGAGCTTGTAAGAGACATGGTTCATCAGACCAGGAACCGTCTTAGCGATTCCAACTTTACAACATCAGTGAAGATTCGAGTATGCAGCGACCTCAG AAAAACGGTGGACTTCTGTCAGAAGCTGGAAGCAGCAGGCGTGTCTTTCATAACTGTGCATGGTCGCACCAAGGACCAGCGTAGTGAGCCCGTCAACATAGATGCCATTCGGACTGTGAAAGACGCCTTACAAATACCTGTTGTTGCCAATGGCGACGTGACCAGTAAGAGAAAGGCTGAAGAAATCTACCAGGCAACCGGAGTCAATG GTGTCATGGCAGCACGAGGAATGCTCGACAACCCTGCCATGTTCTCTGGATTCAAGCATACACCAGTACAGTGTGTCGAAGACTGGCTTCAGTTGAGCGCAGAGCTGGGATGTCCGCTGACGCAATTCCACCATCACCTCATGTTCATGCTTGACCATGTGCTGTCTCGCAGCGAAAAGAGGATATTCAACGCCTTGACG AGTTACTCTGCGATCGTGGACTACCTTCGTACTGCACATTCAGTGGACTTATGTGAACACAGAGGCAAGGTTCTTTTGTGA